GAAGGCTAACGATTGTCGAATCTATTCCTCTCATGATCTCTGCAATCCTATCGTCACTTTTAGCCGAAACACCTATCGCCGTCAGCGCAATTACGGCCGCTATCAACACGATCGCGGTTATCAACTTTTTCATTTTAGCACCTCCACTATATTCTCTACAGCCTCATTTAACCTCCCCTCACGGTTCTGAACGATCTTTATCGCGGCTCCGGTGAAAGCGGCATATGCCATTGCTATGGCTCTGTTCATCTGCTGATGCTCGTCTATTTCCTCGAGTCTGTCCTGGTCTCGCATTCTGTCCATATCTTTCTGTCTTCTACCAAATATCTCGGCCGGTTCTGCTTCAACGAGTATCAAAACATCTGGCCTCAATTCTTCTAGCACCCAAACAGGAAGACCTGGATAATATCCCTCGGGCTTTTTTATCAAGCAATGCGTGTCCACGATCACATTTGATTCCTCTGCCATCTTCGCGATTTTTTTCCCAGCTTCCCTCTGAATCTTCCGATAAACCAAGGTCCCTATTTTTCTCATTTCATCTCTGTGTTTAACGCCAAGTTTTTCCGACATTATCTCGAACATAACATCTCCGTAATTGACCACCTTATACTTTACACCCATTGTTTCAAGCCTTCTGAGAGCTTCTCTCATCACCGTTGTCTTCCCACTTCCCGGCACTCCTGTTATTACCACAACTCTATTCACCGAATAACCTCCTGACAGCGGGGAACATTTCCGCCAACTGTTCTCTCGCCATTTG
This region of Candidatus Hadarchaeales archaeon genomic DNA includes:
- a CDS encoding adenylate kinase; the encoded protein is MNRVVVITGVPGSGKTTVMREALRRLETMGVKYKVVNYGDVMFEIMSEKLGVKHRDEMRKIGTLVYRKIQREAGKKIAKMAEESNVIVDTHCLIKKPEGYYPGLPVWVLEELRPDVLILVEAEPAEIFGRRQKDMDRMRDQDRLEEIDEHQQMNRAIAMAYAAFTGAAIKIVQNREGRLNEAVENIVEVLK